The Manihot esculenta cultivar AM560-2 chromosome 1, M.esculenta_v8, whole genome shotgun sequence genome has a window encoding:
- the LOC110625862 gene encoding two-component response regulator-like APRR9 isoform X2 has protein sequence MGEAVISSEDFDLNTHNQRKRRKETAEEEIEEEQRKESEMEKEGSKLVMRWENLFPKMALRVLLVEADDSTRQIIAALLRKCSYKVVAVPDGLKAWEMLKGRPHNIDLILTEVDLPSISGYALLTLIMEHQNCKSIPVIMMSSQDSVSTVYKCMLRGASDYLVKPIRKNELRNLWQHVWRRKSSLEGGNGTQDESVGQDKVEATSENNAASNHSSGDMACIQYDKEFVEKGSDAQSSCTKPDVEAESAHVENTRDILQPDLGKIFLKDITMQKHEAHRDCGQILLLHESEAGGSAVAACKDSNRMTVNERVVPESQRMDSNNTCEPHDNNHVRVISSRKAIDFMGTSASHNSSSDNAKSKFDCSPHLDLCLTRCHPGGFEIQVTGERHTLRHSNASAFTRYTNRQLQNIHSTLGNCSNQKELGANSERKLSSNVSDYNPDNPGPPIERSIASLANCQTKESEIANSCAQQRAFPIQIPVNGINFNNLCTSYGSVFPPIFCKQSGASPIVSPSSGSQLEPNPKVNPFYPSSFKSSELYDHFGQTPNGSTNISLQKQDYKLESLEDRERISPATDQSATSSFCNGAASHLNMGYGSTSGSNSNVDQVAVVRAVAERKSEGVLQNVNSHRSIQREAALSKFRLKRKDRCYEKKVRYESRKKLAEQRPRVKGQFVRQVQHPPAEIEQ, from the exons ATGGGTGAGGCGGTGATTAGCAGTGAGGATTTCGACCTCAACACGCACAACcagaggaagaggaggaagGAGACGGCGGAGGAGGAAATAGAAGAAGAGCAACGGAAGGAGTCGGAGATGGAGAAGGAAGGTAGTAAGTTGGTTATGAGGTGGGAGAACTTGTTTCCGAAGATGGCACTGAGAGTTTTGTTGGTTGAAGCTGATGATTCTACTAGGCAGATTATAGCTGCTTTACTTAGGAAATGCAGCTATAAAG TTGTGGCTGTTCCTGATGGCTTAAAGGCATGGGAGATGCTGAAAGGAAGACCCCATAATATAGACCTCATTTTGACAGAAGTGGATTTACCTTCAATATCTGGATATGCCCTTCTTACTCTAATTATGGAGCATCAGAATTGCAAAAGTATACCAGTTATAA TGATGTCCTCACAGGATTCAGTTAGTACAGTTTATAAATGCATGTTGAGAGGTGCTTCTGACTATCTTGTTAAGCCCATCAGGAAAAATGAACTGAGAAATTTGTGGCAGCACGTATGGAGAAGAAAATCT TCTCTTGAAGGAGGAAATGGTACCCAAGATGAAAGTGTTGGGCAGGATAAGGTTGAGGCTACTTCTGAAAATAATGCTGCCAGTAATCATTCAAGTGGTGACATGGCTTGTATTCAATATGATAAAGAATTTGTTGAGAAAGGAAGTGATGCTCAG AGCTCTTGTACAAAGCCAGATGTCGAAGCTGAGAGTGCCCACGTGGAAAATACGAGGGACATTTTGCAGCCAGATTTGGGCAAAATTTTTCTAAAAGACATAACCATGCAGAAACATGAAGCACACAGGGATTGTGGTCAGATTTTACTTTTGCATGAGAGTGAAGCTGGGG GATCAGCTGTGGCTGCCTGCAAAGATTCTAATCGAATGACTGTCAATGAGCGTGTTGTACCAGAAAGTCAAAGAATGGATTCTAATAACACCTGTGAGCCCCATGACAACAATCATGTGCGTGTTATCTCGTCTAGGAAAGCTATAGATTTCATGGGAACATCTGCTAGTCACAATTCTTCTTCAGATAATGCCAAAAGCAAGTTTGATTGTTCTCCACATTTGGATCTGTGCTTGACTAGATGTCATCCTGGTGGCTTTGAGATCCAAGTTACTGGAGAAAGACATACTCTCAGGCATTCTAATGCTTCAGCTTTTACACG GTATACTAACAGGCAATTGCAGAACATACATTCAACATTGGGAAATTGTTCTAATCAGAAGGAACTTGGAGCTAATTCTGAGAGAAAACTGTCCAGCAATGTTAGTGACTACAACCCCGATAATCCAGGTCCACCTATTGAAAGAAGTATCGCTTCTCTTGCAAATTGTCAAACCAAAGAGTCTGAAATTGCAAATTCTTGTGCTCAACAAAGAGCATTTCCAATCCAAATTCCAGTTAATGGCATAAACTTTAATAATCTATGCACCAGCTATGGTTCCGTATTTCCTCCAATTTTCTGTAAACAATCAGGTGCGTCACCAATAGTGAGTCCAAGTTCAGGCAGCCAGCTGGAACCCAACCCCAAAGTAAATCCATTTTATCCGTCCAGTTTCAAAAGTTCTGAACTCTATGATCACTTTGGTCAAACTCCAAATGGTTCCACCAATATATCTCTGCAAAAGCAAGACTACAAGTTGGAGTCTTTGGAGGACCGAGAACGTATTTCTCCTGCCACTGATCAAAGTGCAACTAGCAGCTTTTGTAATGGTGCTGCAAGTCATCTTAACATGGGTTACGGAAGCACTTCTGGAAGTAATAGCAATGTTGATCAGGTTGCTGTTGTCAGGGCTGTTGCTGAGAGAAAAAGTGAAGGTGTTTTACAAAATGTAAATTCACATCGATCCATACAAAGGGAAGCAGCTTTATCTAAGTTTCGGTTGAAACGGAAAGATAGATGCTATGAGAAGAAG GTCCGCTATGAGAGTAGAAAAAAACTTGCTGAGCAACGGCCCAGAGTGAAAGGACAATTTGTTCGTCAAGTGCAACACCCACCTGCAGAAATAGAGCAGTAG
- the LOC110625862 gene encoding two-component response regulator-like APRR9 isoform X1, translating to MGEAVISSEDFDLNTHNQRKRRKETAEEEIEEEQRKESEMEKEGSKLVMRWENLFPKMALRVLLVEADDSTRQIIAALLRKCSYKVVAVPDGLKAWEMLKGRPHNIDLILTEVDLPSISGYALLTLIMEHQNCKSIPVIMMSSQDSVSTVYKCMLRGASDYLVKPIRKNELRNLWQHVWRRKSQSLEGGNGTQDESVGQDKVEATSENNAASNHSSGDMACIQYDKEFVEKGSDAQSSCTKPDVEAESAHVENTRDILQPDLGKIFLKDITMQKHEAHRDCGQILLLHESEAGGSAVAACKDSNRMTVNERVVPESQRMDSNNTCEPHDNNHVRVISSRKAIDFMGTSASHNSSSDNAKSKFDCSPHLDLCLTRCHPGGFEIQVTGERHTLRHSNASAFTRYTNRQLQNIHSTLGNCSNQKELGANSERKLSSNVSDYNPDNPGPPIERSIASLANCQTKESEIANSCAQQRAFPIQIPVNGINFNNLCTSYGSVFPPIFCKQSGASPIVSPSSGSQLEPNPKVNPFYPSSFKSSELYDHFGQTPNGSTNISLQKQDYKLESLEDRERISPATDQSATSSFCNGAASHLNMGYGSTSGSNSNVDQVAVVRAVAERKSEGVLQNVNSHRSIQREAALSKFRLKRKDRCYEKKVRYESRKKLAEQRPRVKGQFVRQVQHPPAEIEQ from the exons ATGGGTGAGGCGGTGATTAGCAGTGAGGATTTCGACCTCAACACGCACAACcagaggaagaggaggaagGAGACGGCGGAGGAGGAAATAGAAGAAGAGCAACGGAAGGAGTCGGAGATGGAGAAGGAAGGTAGTAAGTTGGTTATGAGGTGGGAGAACTTGTTTCCGAAGATGGCACTGAGAGTTTTGTTGGTTGAAGCTGATGATTCTACTAGGCAGATTATAGCTGCTTTACTTAGGAAATGCAGCTATAAAG TTGTGGCTGTTCCTGATGGCTTAAAGGCATGGGAGATGCTGAAAGGAAGACCCCATAATATAGACCTCATTTTGACAGAAGTGGATTTACCTTCAATATCTGGATATGCCCTTCTTACTCTAATTATGGAGCATCAGAATTGCAAAAGTATACCAGTTATAA TGATGTCCTCACAGGATTCAGTTAGTACAGTTTATAAATGCATGTTGAGAGGTGCTTCTGACTATCTTGTTAAGCCCATCAGGAAAAATGAACTGAGAAATTTGTGGCAGCACGTATGGAGAAGAAAATCT CAGTCTCTTGAAGGAGGAAATGGTACCCAAGATGAAAGTGTTGGGCAGGATAAGGTTGAGGCTACTTCTGAAAATAATGCTGCCAGTAATCATTCAAGTGGTGACATGGCTTGTATTCAATATGATAAAGAATTTGTTGAGAAAGGAAGTGATGCTCAG AGCTCTTGTACAAAGCCAGATGTCGAAGCTGAGAGTGCCCACGTGGAAAATACGAGGGACATTTTGCAGCCAGATTTGGGCAAAATTTTTCTAAAAGACATAACCATGCAGAAACATGAAGCACACAGGGATTGTGGTCAGATTTTACTTTTGCATGAGAGTGAAGCTGGGG GATCAGCTGTGGCTGCCTGCAAAGATTCTAATCGAATGACTGTCAATGAGCGTGTTGTACCAGAAAGTCAAAGAATGGATTCTAATAACACCTGTGAGCCCCATGACAACAATCATGTGCGTGTTATCTCGTCTAGGAAAGCTATAGATTTCATGGGAACATCTGCTAGTCACAATTCTTCTTCAGATAATGCCAAAAGCAAGTTTGATTGTTCTCCACATTTGGATCTGTGCTTGACTAGATGTCATCCTGGTGGCTTTGAGATCCAAGTTACTGGAGAAAGACATACTCTCAGGCATTCTAATGCTTCAGCTTTTACACG GTATACTAACAGGCAATTGCAGAACATACATTCAACATTGGGAAATTGTTCTAATCAGAAGGAACTTGGAGCTAATTCTGAGAGAAAACTGTCCAGCAATGTTAGTGACTACAACCCCGATAATCCAGGTCCACCTATTGAAAGAAGTATCGCTTCTCTTGCAAATTGTCAAACCAAAGAGTCTGAAATTGCAAATTCTTGTGCTCAACAAAGAGCATTTCCAATCCAAATTCCAGTTAATGGCATAAACTTTAATAATCTATGCACCAGCTATGGTTCCGTATTTCCTCCAATTTTCTGTAAACAATCAGGTGCGTCACCAATAGTGAGTCCAAGTTCAGGCAGCCAGCTGGAACCCAACCCCAAAGTAAATCCATTTTATCCGTCCAGTTTCAAAAGTTCTGAACTCTATGATCACTTTGGTCAAACTCCAAATGGTTCCACCAATATATCTCTGCAAAAGCAAGACTACAAGTTGGAGTCTTTGGAGGACCGAGAACGTATTTCTCCTGCCACTGATCAAAGTGCAACTAGCAGCTTTTGTAATGGTGCTGCAAGTCATCTTAACATGGGTTACGGAAGCACTTCTGGAAGTAATAGCAATGTTGATCAGGTTGCTGTTGTCAGGGCTGTTGCTGAGAGAAAAAGTGAAGGTGTTTTACAAAATGTAAATTCACATCGATCCATACAAAGGGAAGCAGCTTTATCTAAGTTTCGGTTGAAACGGAAAGATAGATGCTATGAGAAGAAG GTCCGCTATGAGAGTAGAAAAAAACTTGCTGAGCAACGGCCCAGAGTGAAAGGACAATTTGTTCGTCAAGTGCAACACCCACCTGCAGAAATAGAGCAGTAG
- the LOC110619565 gene encoding NDR1/HIN1-like protein 26: protein MSLLTIESPKHCANKEINVKKFYKKFFFIFSSFFTTILSLIFIVWLILHPAKPQFSLQEADVYQLKLSSPNNLLNSSIQLTLLSKNPNEKVGIYYDELQVYAAYKGQQITVYTPLPPFYQGHQDSNLLTASLIGTGLPVASSFGYEVGRDQTAGKLFLNLKLNGRLRWKVGTWVSGRYRLNVNCVAVMAFGPTLPSGPLSSKQGTLCSTTV, encoded by the coding sequence ATGTCTCTACTCACCATTGAATCTCCCAAGCACTGTGCCAACAAAGAAATCAACGTTAAAAAATTCTACAAGAAGTTCTTTTTTATCTTCTCTTCATTTTTCACCACAATTCTTTCTCTAATATTCATCGTCTGGCTTATCCTTCACCCTGCCAAGCCACAATTCTCCCTCCAAGAGGCTGACGTCTATCAACTCAAACTCTCTTCCCCTAATAATCTTCTCAACTCCTCAATCCAACTCACCCTTCTTTCCAAGAATCCCAATGAAAAAGTAGGCATTTACTACGACGAGCTACAAGTTTACGCCGCCTACAAGGGTCAGCAGATAACTGTGTATACTCCTCTTCCTCCATTCTACCAAGGACATCAAGATTCCAACCTCTTAACTGCATCTTTGATTGGAACTGGCCTCCCCGTGGCGTCCTCCTTCGGTTACGAAGTGGGTCGGGACCAGACCGCCGGAAAACTATTTCTTAACTTAAAGTTGAATGGAAGGCTCCGGTGGAAAGTTGGTACTTGGGTTTCCGGGAGATACAGGCTTAACGTGAATTGTGTTGCTGTTATGGCTTTTGGACCTACTCTTCCAAGTGGCCCACTGAGCTCGAAGCAAGGGACTCTATGTTCTACCACTGTCTGA